Part of the Xanthomonas sp. SI genome is shown below.
TACATGCCGCCCTTCATCGCCAGGTTGACGAACACCAGGATGGTCAGCGCCAGCATCACCAGCCACGGCTTGTTGCGGACCAGGTCGCCCAGGTCCTTGCGCACGCTGGACGGTTCGGCGGCGATCGGCAGCACCCGCTCGCGGGTGGTGAGGAAGGTGATCAGGAAGCAGATCGTGCCGACCACCGCGAACAGCGCCATGGTGCGCTGGAAGCCCTGCGCCTTGTCGCCGTTACCGAGGATCAGCACCAGCGGCAGCAGCAGCACCTGGATCACGAACTGGGCGATGGTGACCGCGAAGAAGCGGTACGCCGACAGGCTGTTGCGCTGCTCCATGCTGCCGGTGAGCACGCCGCTGAGCGCCGAATACGGCAGGTTGTTGGCGACGTAGATCAGCACCAGCAAGGTGTAGGTGGTGAACGCGTAGATCACCTTGCCCTGCTCGCTCAGCGCCGGGGTGCTGAAGGCGAGCAGCGAGATCGCGCCGAACGGCAGCGCGGTCCACAGGATCCACGGCCGGAACTTGCCCCAGCGCGTGCGCGTGCGGTCGGCGAGCACGCCCACCAGCGGCGTGAACACCAGCGCGCCGAACATGCCGACCACCGAGATCAGCGTGGCCGCGGTGCCGGCGGGGATGCGGTAGATGTCGGTGTAGAAGAACGCCAGGAACGTGATCAGGGTCTGGAAGATCAGGTTGGCGGCCAGGTCGCCCAGGCTGTAGCCGATCTTTTCGCTGAGCGGGAGGCGGTGCGTGCTGGTCATGGGCCTGGGAGTCGCGGGAGGAGCTTGCTGCCCTCTCCGCCGGGAGAGGGGCCGGAGGACGAGGGTACGGCGAACGCGGAAGCAGGTGCAGCGGTTGCGGCGCGTCTGGCGGCAGGCCCGCTGCCGGCCGCGCGCGCGGTGCCTCGCCGCAGCGGGGCACCGCGCCCGGCGCCAGGATCAGAACGAGCCGCGGATGCCGAGCATGATGGTGCGCCCGGGCTGGTACAGGTCGTAGGTGGCGTTCGGATACTGGAAGGTGGTGCGCAGCGGTTCGTCGGTGAGGTTGGTGACGTTGAGGGTGATCTGCGGCGCCGAGCGCATCCACGCCAGCGTGTAGCTGGCCGACAGGTCCAGCTGTCCGCGCGCGTCGGCCATCAGCCGCGCATCCGGAATGCCGTTCTGGTTGGCGCCGGAAATGATCATGTCGTCGTTCCAGGCGTAGGACAGGCGCACCGAGGCGTTGTTCTTCTCCCAGTACACCGTGCCGTTCCACAGGTTCGGCGCCACGCCCACCGCCACCGCCTGGATGCCGTCGCCCTCGGACTCCTGCTTGACGTGTGTGTAGTTGAGGCTGAAGCCCAGGCCGTCGAGCAGGCGGTCCAGCGGCTGCACCCAGATCGCTTCCAGGCCGCGGATGTTGAGCGTGCCGTCGGCGTTGACCTGGGTCTGCACGTCCACGGTGGCCGCGTTCGGCCCGCCGCGCTGGTCGATCGCGGCCTGCTGGGTCGCGGTCAGGTCGCTGTAGGCCACGCCCAGGTCCTGGAACGGAATGCGGCGCACGCCGTTGACGGTGAAGCCGTCGATGCGCTTGTCGAACAGGGTCAGGCCGACGAAGCCTTCGCCGCCGGTGTACCACTCGCCGCCGATGTCCACGTTGGTGGAGCGGTACGGCGCCAGGTTGGAATTGCCCTGGGTGGCGGTCTGCGCGGAGGGATCGCTGAAGTTGGTGTTGGGCAGCATCGCGCTGGGATCGGGCCGGGTCAGCGTGCGCGAGCCGGACAGGCGCAGCACCACGTTGTCGGCCACATCCCAGGCCACGTTGAACGAGGGCAGCAGTTCGTTGTAGTCCGAATTCAGCACCTGATAGCGGCGCACCCCGCCGACGGTGACCGGGCCGCTGATGGTCTGGTCGGTGGTCACGTAGCGCACGCCGGCGTTGAAGCGCATCGACCGGTTCCACACGTCGGTCTCGGCGTTGGTCTCGACGTAGAAACCCCAGTTCTTTTCCTCGATACCGCCGGTGGAGGCACCGGTATTGGCGGCGTTGGTCTCCGGCGCGGCGGCGCTCAGGCCGTAGTAGCCGCTGTCGCGCAGGAAGCGATCGAAATCCACGGTGATGAAGCCGCCCTGGCCGGATTTCAGGTACGAGGCCAATGCCGATTGCGGGATCAGCGAGCCGGGGCCACCGGTGCAGGTGGTGCCGGCGCCGCGGCACACCAGGGTCTCCCAGGCAGTGCTGTTGTCGAAGCCGCGGATGCGGCGCTCGGCCTGGTCGTAGGCGACGCCGACCTTGATGTTGCGCTTGTCCTCACCGAACTGCAGGTCGGCACGGGCGCCGCGGGTCTCGGTCTCGCGCTTCTCGTTGCTGATGTTGAGCCGGCCGCCGGTCCAGCTCCAGCCCAGGTTCGGATCGTTGAGGTCCAGCGGGCTGTCGATCGAGGGCTGGTCGCCACCGGTGTTGCTGTAGTCCACGGTGGTGAACGGCGAGGTCACCAGGATGCTCGGCGACTGCCGCTCCATCCAGCTGCGCGTGGCATTGGCCTGCACGTTGAGCTTGATGTCCTGGTTCGCGCCGAACAGCAGTTCGGCGCCCGGATTGACGCTCCAGAACTTGACGTCCTCGTGGTACGGGCGCGCTTCCAGGAAGTACTGGGCGTTGGTGAAGGTGGCCTCGGTGACGACGTTGTTGCCGTCCAGCTGCATGTCCAGCGGGATCATGTTCCCGTTGCGCCCGATCAGGTTCATGCTGGTCCGATCGGTGGTGCGCTTGGCCTTGGAGAACATCGTGTCCAGATAGAAATGCGCGGTGTCGCTGGGCCGCCATTCCAGCGACATCACCGAGGCGTCGCGGTCGCGGTCGCCCTGCATCTGCACGCGGCGGCCCAGGCGCGGGATCAGCGCGTCGCTGATCTGCGCGATGCTCAGGCCGGGGTTGTGCGCCAGCAGCCAGGCTGCGTCGATGCTCTCTCCCGGAGTGAGTCCGGCGCCAGCGGTGACCGGCACGGTGTCGGGGATGCGCCAGTTGCCGCCGCCGTTGGCGTTGCACGCGGCCGGTTGGTTGGTCGCCGGCGTGCCGGCTGGCGGCGTCAGCCCGCATTGCGCGTAGGTCAGGCCCGGATTGGTCCAACCGATCGTCTCGAACCCTTCCACGCCGATCTTGCTGCGCACCGAGGCCACGCCGAACAGCGCGCCGAAGGTGCCGGCTTCGTTGGTCCAGCTGCCCATCACGGCGCCGCGCGGCGTGGTCTTTTCGCTGGTGCTGTTCCAGTCGCCCTGCAGCTGGTAGGTCAGATGCGTACCGGGCCGATCGAACGGCCGCGCGCTGCGCATGTCGACCACGCCGGACACGCCGCCTTCGAGCATGCTCGCGGTCGGCGTCTTGCTCACCGTCAGCTGGGTGAAGAACTCGGTCGGAAACAGGTTGAGGTCGACCTCGCGGTTCTGGTTCTGCGCGTTGATCCCGATCGAGGCGGTGGCGATGCTGGCGCCGTTGAGCGTGGTCTTGGTGAAGCTGGTGCCCAGGCCGCGGATGGCGATGTTCAGGCCTTCGCCGTTGACGTCGCGCGCGAGCTGCACGCCGGGAATGCGGTTGAGCGACTCGGCGATGTTCATGTCCGGGAACTTGCCGATGTCCTCGGCGAACACGGTATCGCTGAAGGTCACCGAATCGCGCTTGGCGTCGGTGGAGAACTGGATGCTGCGGCGGTAGCCGGAGACGGTGACCGTATCCAGTTGCTTCACCGCATCGTCGCCGGCCGCCGCGGGCGCGGGCGCCGCCTGCGCCGCAGGGGCTTCTGTGGGCGGTGCGGTCTGCGCCCAGGCGCTGCCGGCGGCCATGCCGAGCAATGCGGTAGCCAGTGCATGAGACAACGTGGTGCGCGCGTAACTGTTCTTCACCGTGATCCTCCCCAAAAAACAGGCGACCTGCGGCCCCGTGCAGTGTGACGCGGAGCGACCAGCCGACGAATTGCCCGAGTGACGGAAAAACGTGCAGCGACTTCAAATGCCCATGCTTGGGCAGTGGCCGCGGATGTTAGCGCTACCAGGATGGCTGTCACGCTGCAGGGCAACATAAAACCGCTGCACACCGATACATTTCGGAAAATGTGCGCCTGGTATGGCGGATGCACGTCGCATATCGGCGTCGGCATCGCGTTTCGTGCTGCTGTGCACGATGGATCGCCTGTGGCGGCGTGCTAATGATAGCGCTACCAAACGGCGGCGACCGCCGCGCCCTGTGGGGATCGAAGCGTATGCACCGAGCCGGGAACAGCGCAGATAGCGTGCTGCATCGCAATATCCGACAGCTGCACGGATGCAGCGCCGCATGCCGCTGCAGACCTCCGCAGCACGGCGCGTGTATCCGGGTCGCCATGCCGGTGCCGCTCACATGATTCCCTCGCCCGGCGCCGATGCGACCGACACCGTCGACACCGTCACCGGCACGCGCCTGGGGCGCATGCGCTGGCGCATCTGCGCGCTGCTGCTGGCCGCCACCACCATCAACTACATCGACCGCCAGGTGCTCGGCGTGTTGGCGCCGTTCCTGCAGGTGCAGATCGGCTGGAACGAGATCGAATACGGCTACATCGTCACCGCGTTCCAGGCCGCCTACGCGCTGGGCCTGCTGTGCAGCGGCGCGGTGATCGACCGCTTCGGCACGCGCGCCGGCTATGCGCTGGCGATCGGCATCTGGAGCCTGGCGGCGATGAGCCATGCGCTGGCCACCACCGTCATCGGCTTCGCGATCGCGCGCTTCTTCCTGGGCCTGGGCGAATCGGGCAACTTCCCGGCGGCGATCAAGACCGTGGCCGAATGGTTTCCGCGGCGCGAGCGCGCGCTGGCCACCGGCATCTTCAATTCCGGCTCCAACATCGGCGCCATCGTTGCCCCGCTGCTGGTGCCGGTGATCGCCAGCACCTGGGGCTGGCAATCGGCGTTCCTGTTCACCGGCGCGCTCAGCGCCACCTGGCTGGCGGTGTGGTGGCTGAACTATCGCGCGCCCGAGCAGCAGCCGCGCCTGAGCGCGGCGGAACTGGCGCATATCCGCAGCGACCCGCCCGAACCCATGCAACGGCTGAGCTGGGCGCAGGTGCTGCGCCACCGCCAGGCCTGGGCGTTCGTGGTGGCGAAGTTCGTCACCGATCCGATCTGGTGGTTCTTCCTGTTCTGGCTGCCCAAGTTCCTGCATGCCGAGTACGGACTGAGCCTGCTGCAGCTCGGCGCGCCGCTGATCGTGATCTTCGTGCTCGCCGACGTCGGCAGCATCACCGGTGGCTGGATCGCCGGGCGCTTCATCGCCCGCGGCTGGAGCGTCAACCGCGCGCGCAAGACCGCGATGCTGATCTGCGCGCTGTCGGTGGTGCCGATCGTGTTCGCCGCGCGCGCCGACAACCTGTGGCTGGCGGTGGGCCTGATCGGCCTGGCCACCGCCGCGCACCAGGGCTGGTCGGCGAACCTGTTCACCCTGCCCTCGGACATGTTCCCGCGCCACGCGGTGGCCACCGTGGTCGGCATCGGCGGCTTCGCCGGTGCGGTCGGCGGCATGCTGATCGCCACCTTCATCGGCTTCCTGCTCGAGGCCACCGGCAGTTACGTGCCGGTGTTCCTGATGGCCGGCTCGGCCTACCTGCTGGCGCTGGCGCTGGTGCAATGGCTGGCGCCGCGCCTGCAGCCGGCACAGTTGGAAGACCATGCCTGATCGGGCCTGCCCAGCACATGCCGAAAAGCGCAGACGCGCGAGCGTATCCGCATCCATCCGACAACGTTCCATCCCATCCCACCGCGAGATGCCATGATGAAAACGATCGCATCGATCCTGTTCGCACTGTCGCTGGCCGTTTCCGCTGCGGCTGGCGCCGCGCCGCTGGCCGCCGGCAAGCAGCGCTTCCTGGGCAGCGCCTATGGCCCATCGCAGACGCAGGACTTCACCCGCTACTGGAACAAGGTCACGCCCGAGAACGCCGGCAAATGGGGCAGCGTGGAAGCGGTGCGCGGGCGCATGGACTGGAGCGCGCTCGATGAGGCCTACAACCTCGCCAAGCGCAACAACATGCCGTTCCAGATGCACGTGCTGATCTGGGGCAGCCAGCAGCCGCTGTGGATGCGGACGCTGTCGCCGACGGAGCAGCGCGCCGCGATCGAGCAGTGGTTCGCCGCGGTGGCGCAGCGCTATCCGGACATCGACCTGCTGGAGGTGGCCAACGAAACCCTGCCGGGCCACAATCAGCCCGACAACAGGAAGGACGACAGCGGCAACTACCTGCAGGCGCTGGGCGGCGCCGGCAGCACCGGCTGGGACTGGGTGCTGCAGTCGTTCCGTCTGGCGCGGCGCCATTTCCCCCATGCCAAGCTGATGATCAACGACTACGGCATCACCAACAGTGCCGACGCCACGCGCCAGTACCTGCACGTCATCCAGCTGCTGCAGCGCGAGCGCCTGATCGATGCGATCGGCCTGCAGCAACATGCTTTCGAGACGCGGGCGGACGTGCCGATCTCGGTCCACCGCGCCAACCTCGACACGCTGGCCGCGACCGGGTTGCCGATCTACGTCACCGAACTCGACCTGGACGGTCCCACCGATGCGCAGCAACTGGCCGACTACCAACGCGTGTTCCCGCTGTTCTGGGAACATCCGAGCGTGCGCGGCGTGACCCTGTGGGGCTTCCGCCGCGGCCTGTGGCGCGACAAGGAAGGCGCCTACCTGATCCGCGACGACGGCAGCGAGCGCCCGGCGCTGGCCTGGCTGCGCGGCTACGTGGCGAGCAAGCCGTAGCGCGAAACACGCTGCGTCCGACCATCATCATTCCACGACCCGCATCCCGACCATGACCCTGTCCTCCCCCGCCCTGTCCCTGCATCCCGACCGCCTGCTGCCGCCGGAGCCGGGCATGCGCGCGATCGCGCGCCGCCTGTACGCGCAGGTCGCCACGTTGCCGATCGTCAGCC
Proteins encoded:
- a CDS encoding MFS transporter; this translates as MTSTHRLPLSEKIGYSLGDLAANLIFQTLITFLAFFYTDIYRIPAGTAATLISVVGMFGALVFTPLVGVLADRTRTRWGKFRPWILWTALPFGAISLLAFSTPALSEQGKVIYAFTTYTLLVLIYVANNLPYSALSGVLTGSMEQRNSLSAYRFFAVTIAQFVIQVLLLPLVLILGNGDKAQGFQRTMALFAVVGTICFLITFLTTRERVLPIAAEPSSVRKDLGDLVRNKPWLVMLALTILVFVNLAMKGGMYVYYFKYYLDAAALTRFLDQAGFNGFIAGINGLLASAGLTALHWPQDAPTSAFSVFSAGGILAMIVGIGCSKRLADRYGKRNVFGAALLVSTLFLLAFAVYPPQAIGLVFGSYVLHGFFYGITIPLLWAMIADVADYSEWKNHRRATAIIFSAMLCGLKVGLSVGGALVAGLLAFYGYDAALPQQSAAVTGGIRLAVSVYCAIPFLLGVALLFLYEIDKALESRIERDLDTRRLQAAALGN
- a CDS encoding TonB-dependent receptor, with the translated sequence MKNSYARTTLSHALATALLGMAAGSAWAQTAPPTEAPAAQAAPAPAAAGDDAVKQLDTVTVSGYRRSIQFSTDAKRDSVTFSDTVFAEDIGKFPDMNIAESLNRIPGVQLARDVNGEGLNIAIRGLGTSFTKTTLNGASIATASIGINAQNQNREVDLNLFPTEFFTQLTVSKTPTASMLEGGVSGVVDMRSARPFDRPGTHLTYQLQGDWNSTSEKTTPRGAVMGSWTNEAGTFGALFGVASVRSKIGVEGFETIGWTNPGLTYAQCGLTPPAGTPATNQPAACNANGGGNWRIPDTVPVTAGAGLTPGESIDAAWLLAHNPGLSIAQISDALIPRLGRRVQMQGDRDRDASVMSLEWRPSDTAHFYLDTMFSKAKRTTDRTSMNLIGRNGNMIPLDMQLDGNNVVTEATFTNAQYFLEARPYHEDVKFWSVNPGAELLFGANQDIKLNVQANATRSWMERQSPSILVTSPFTTVDYSNTGGDQPSIDSPLDLNDPNLGWSWTGGRLNISNEKRETETRGARADLQFGEDKRNIKVGVAYDQAERRIRGFDNSTAWETLVCRGAGTTCTGGPGSLIPQSALASYLKSGQGGFITVDFDRFLRDSGYYGLSAAAPETNAANTGASTGGIEEKNWGFYVETNAETDVWNRSMRFNAGVRYVTTDQTISGPVTVGGVRRYQVLNSDYNELLPSFNVAWDVADNVVLRLSGSRTLTRPDPSAMLPNTNFSDPSAQTATQGNSNLAPYRSTNVDIGGEWYTGGEGFVGLTLFDKRIDGFTVNGVRRIPFQDLGVAYSDLTATQQAAIDQRGGPNAATVDVQTQVNADGTLNIRGLEAIWVQPLDRLLDGLGFSLNYTHVKQESEGDGIQAVAVGVAPNLWNGTVYWEKNNASVRLSYAWNDDMIISGANQNGIPDARLMADARGQLDLSASYTLAWMRSAPQITLNVTNLTDEPLRTTFQYPNATYDLYQPGRTIMLGIRGSF
- a CDS encoding MFS transporter, with protein sequence MIPSPGADATDTVDTVTGTRLGRMRWRICALLLAATTINYIDRQVLGVLAPFLQVQIGWNEIEYGYIVTAFQAAYALGLLCSGAVIDRFGTRAGYALAIGIWSLAAMSHALATTVIGFAIARFFLGLGESGNFPAAIKTVAEWFPRRERALATGIFNSGSNIGAIVAPLLVPVIASTWGWQSAFLFTGALSATWLAVWWLNYRAPEQQPRLSAAELAHIRSDPPEPMQRLSWAQVLRHRQAWAFVVAKFVTDPIWWFFLFWLPKFLHAEYGLSLLQLGAPLIVIFVLADVGSITGGWIAGRFIARGWSVNRARKTAMLICALSVVPIVFAARADNLWLAVGLIGLATAAHQGWSANLFTLPSDMFPRHAVATVVGIGGFAGAVGGMLIATFIGFLLEATGSYVPVFLMAGSAYLLALALVQWLAPRLQPAQLEDHA
- a CDS encoding endo-1,4-beta-xylanase produces the protein MKTIASILFALSLAVSAAAGAAPLAAGKQRFLGSAYGPSQTQDFTRYWNKVTPENAGKWGSVEAVRGRMDWSALDEAYNLAKRNNMPFQMHVLIWGSQQPLWMRTLSPTEQRAAIEQWFAAVAQRYPDIDLLEVANETLPGHNQPDNRKDDSGNYLQALGGAGSTGWDWVLQSFRLARRHFPHAKLMINDYGITNSADATRQYLHVIQLLQRERLIDAIGLQQHAFETRADVPISVHRANLDTLAATGLPIYVTELDLDGPTDAQQLADYQRVFPLFWEHPSVRGVTLWGFRRGLWRDKEGAYLIRDDGSERPALAWLRGYVASKP